A portion of the Oscillospiraceae bacterium genome contains these proteins:
- a CDS encoding serine hydrolase, with the protein MKKITRRNFLIASGKTVGTLAAASAFMGCASPEQAENCFPRSAMPVRTDDRLTAIDDIVENYMGQGYFPGATIVVVRGGKIVYEKAYGYAMLNDMGVRLDDPRPMQMDTMFDMASCTKIMATTQSIMKLYSEGKIDLNATVASYIPEFAKNGKENVTVHQLLTHTSGLPQWKAMFLHIEKDKAKVLDYICNCELMFAPGEEKYSDLGFQMLGFLVERITGRSMDEYVKNEIYKPLGLKRTTYLPLANGFTTEDVAATSFGNPYEYAMVDEIDYPGFGYDCTADLDAFRTFTGWRNYTLQGECNDGNAWMANGGVAGHAGLYSDAEDLAVLCQAMLNGGIYKGVRLYKKEVIDEFTSEQNGKPSRGLGFERGSSFMGRGDRHYDAFGHAGFTGTHVVMNKTNKTAVIFLTNKQNVGFKPDSTSYYSPYSCCGEICELVWNIFGTEAPAETLADKIGAWL; encoded by the coding sequence ATGAAAAAGATCACTCGGCGCAACTTCCTGATCGCATCCGGCAAAACCGTTGGCACACTGGCAGCTGCCTCTGCCTTTATGGGGTGTGCCAGCCCGGAGCAGGCGGAGAACTGCTTCCCCCGGTCTGCAATGCCCGTCCGGACCGATGACCGCCTGACGGCCATCGACGACATTGTGGAAAACTACATGGGACAGGGATATTTCCCCGGCGCAACGATCGTGGTGGTACGCGGCGGCAAGATCGTGTATGAAAAGGCATACGGCTACGCAATGCTCAACGACATGGGCGTGCGGCTGGACGATCCCCGCCCCATGCAGATGGATACCATGTTCGACATGGCATCCTGCACCAAGATCATGGCCACGACACAGTCCATCATGAAGCTGTACAGCGAGGGCAAGATCGACCTGAATGCCACGGTAGCAAGCTACATTCCGGAGTTTGCCAAGAACGGGAAGGAAAACGTCACCGTGCATCAGCTGCTGACCCACACCTCCGGTCTGCCGCAGTGGAAGGCGATGTTCCTCCACATCGAGAAGGACAAGGCCAAGGTGCTGGATTACATCTGCAACTGTGAGCTGATGTTCGCCCCCGGCGAGGAAAAGTACAGCGACCTGGGCTTCCAGATGCTGGGCTTCCTGGTGGAGCGGATCACCGGGCGCTCGATGGACGAATACGTCAAGAACGAGATCTACAAGCCTCTGGGGCTGAAGCGCACCACCTATCTGCCGCTGGCCAACGGCTTTACCACCGAGGATGTGGCGGCCACCTCCTTCGGCAACCCGTATGAGTATGCCATGGTGGACGAGATCGACTACCCGGGCTTTGGCTACGACTGCACCGCCGATCTGGACGCGTTCCGCACCTTCACCGGCTGGCGCAACTACACCCTGCAGGGCGAGTGCAACGACGGCAATGCATGGATGGCAAACGGCGGCGTGGCCGGTCACGCGGGCCTGTACTCCGACGCGGAAGATCTGGCCGTGCTGTGCCAGGCCATGCTGAACGGCGGCATCTACAAGGGCGTCCGCCTTTACAAGAAGGAAGTCATCGACGAGTTCACCAGCGAGCAGAACGGCAAGCCGTCCCGCGGGCTGGGCTTTGAGCGGGGCTCCTCGTTTATGGGCCGCGGCGACCGCCACTACGACGCCTTTGGCCACGCAGGCTTTACCGGCACCCATGTGGTCATGAACAAGACCAACAAGACCGCCGTCATTTTCCTGACCAACAAGCAGAACGTCGGCTTCAAGCCGGACTCCACCTCGTACTACAGCCCCTATAGCTGCTGCGGCGAGATCTGTGAACTGGTCTGGAACATTTTTGGAACCGAAGCTCCGGCTGAGACGCTGGCCGACAAGATCGGCGCCTGGCTGTAA
- a CDS encoding YhfT family protein: protein METILRYVIIAAVGALASILANQSIAVFNDGLRPVLPEYLEKRMDRKALAATSFAIGFGLVIGYGLPTSIAASIILIHCILLTTDIIGTWCPDTKKGMIASGVIGAVYGVALLFGLQVIIDLFNLLPVNFLGSLGQVSAGITLAFAIFPAVTVALQFGAAKGIITAVVTLLVRQIVETYGKIALDAEHTISLNKDGMALLAGMIIMLVFAAMDKEGNDQNSNEMLTQIFADKVARIRKYMPVLALMGGLIAAGTSMSIMAGDPISLGLLAEGDRVNAGLTALARAIGFIPLVATTAITTGVYAPAGMTFVFVIGLLIPNPFIALIAGAACICVEILLLNVIAKGLDKFPGIKRCGDNIRTAMSYVIDIALLIGGILAAQAIMPTTGLFIIVAFWCINKCSKKPLVSMAVGPLGAILVGLIANVLFLLSLYTPAA, encoded by the coding sequence ATGGAAACCATTCTGCGCTACGTTATCATCGCGGCAGTTGGTGCGTTGGCATCGATCCTGGCAAACCAGAGCATCGCCGTGTTCAACGACGGCCTGCGCCCGGTCCTGCCGGAGTATCTGGAAAAGCGCATGGACCGCAAGGCTCTGGCAGCCACCAGCTTTGCCATCGGCTTTGGTCTGGTCATCGGCTACGGCCTGCCCACGTCCATTGCCGCAAGCATCATCCTGATCCACTGCATCCTGCTCACCACCGACATCATCGGCACCTGGTGCCCGGACACCAAAAAGGGCATGATCGCTTCCGGCGTCATCGGCGCTGTGTACGGCGTGGCCCTGTTGTTCGGCCTGCAGGTGATCATCGACCTGTTCAACCTGCTGCCGGTCAACTTCCTGGGCAGCCTGGGCCAGGTCTCTGCCGGTATCACGCTGGCCTTCGCCATCTTCCCGGCTGTGACGGTTGCCCTGCAGTTCGGCGCTGCCAAGGGCATCATCACCGCCGTTGTGACCCTGCTGGTCCGTCAGATCGTTGAGACCTACGGCAAGATCGCACTGGACGCCGAGCACACGATCAGCCTGAACAAGGACGGTATGGCCCTGCTGGCCGGTATGATCATCATGCTGGTGTTCGCTGCCATGGATAAGGAAGGCAACGACCAGAACTCCAACGAAATGCTGACCCAGATCTTTGCCGACAAGGTCGCACGCATCCGCAAGTATATGCCGGTTCTGGCCCTCATGGGCGGCCTGATCGCAGCAGGCACCAGCATGAGCATCATGGCCGGTGACCCCATCAGCCTGGGCCTGCTGGCCGAGGGTGACCGCGTCAACGCAGGTCTGACCGCTCTGGCCCGTGCCATCGGCTTTATCCCGCTGGTTGCCACCACCGCCATCACCACCGGCGTCTACGCTCCGGCCGGCATGACCTTCGTCTTTGTGATCGGTCTGCTGATCCCCAACCCCTTTATCGCCCTGATCGCCGGTGCAGCCTGCATCTGCGTGGAGATCCTGCTGCTGAACGTCATCGCAAAGGGTCTGGACAAGTTCCCCGGCATCAAGCGCTGCGGCGACAACATCCGTACCGCTATGAGCTACGTCATCGACATCGCCCTGCTGATCGGCGGCATCCTGGCTGCTCAGGCAATCATGCCCACGACGGGTCTGTTCATCATCGTGGCATTCTGGTGCATCAACAAGTGCAGCAAGAAGCCTCTGGTCTCCATGGCGGTCGGTCCTCTGGGCGCGATCCTGGTCGGCCTGATCGCAAACGTGCTGTTCCTGCTGTCTCTGTACACCCCTGCCGCCTGA
- a CDS encoding alanine racemase: MFLKTVMERNQPLVRLGIEWQQNGVILPDTYLLDYDTILENARSIKQAGDANGVQNFFMLKQIGRNPLIARALTDMGYVGAVCVDFREALTMVENQIPLGNVGHLVQIPRAALKKILRAKPVIVTVYTLEKAREISAVCTELGLHQKLMLRVLGEGDMLYSGQYGGFELQELDSAVRAIEAMPNVEVGGVCSFPCFLYDEAAQDILPMPNLRTVQTAAEMLRARGYRDLMLNTPSATCTHSIPMIAAAGGTHGEPGHGLTGTTPYHAGHPDAEERPGYLYVSEVSHNLGDKAYCYGGGHYRRGHMKNALVGTTPENAKVVPVLPPDDSSIDYHFELQQNCPVSAAAVMAFRTQFFVTRSRVAVVKGLSSGKPELAGLYSALGEPVRE, encoded by the coding sequence GTGTTTTTAAAGACCGTAATGGAGCGCAACCAGCCGTTGGTGCGTCTGGGCATTGAATGGCAGCAGAATGGCGTGATCCTGCCGGACACCTATCTGCTGGATTACGACACGATCCTGGAAAATGCCCGCAGCATCAAACAGGCAGGCGACGCAAACGGCGTGCAGAACTTTTTCATGCTCAAGCAGATCGGACGCAACCCCCTGATCGCCCGTGCGCTGACCGACATGGGATATGTGGGCGCTGTGTGCGTGGACTTCCGCGAGGCGCTGACGATGGTGGAAAATCAGATCCCCCTCGGCAACGTAGGGCATCTGGTCCAGATCCCCCGGGCGGCCCTGAAAAAGATCCTCCGCGCAAAGCCGGTGATCGTAACGGTGTACACGCTGGAAAAAGCCCGCGAGATCAGCGCAGTCTGCACCGAGCTGGGCCTGCACCAGAAGCTGATGCTCCGTGTTCTGGGAGAAGGCGACATGCTGTATTCCGGGCAGTACGGCGGCTTTGAATTGCAGGAACTGGACAGCGCAGTGCGTGCGATCGAGGCGATGCCGAATGTGGAGGTGGGCGGCGTGTGCAGCTTCCCTTGCTTTTTGTACGACGAAGCGGCACAGGACATCCTGCCCATGCCCAACCTCCGGACCGTGCAGACCGCAGCCGAAATGCTGCGCGCCCGCGGCTACCGGGACCTGATGCTCAATACGCCCAGTGCCACCTGCACCCACAGCATCCCGATGATCGCGGCGGCAGGCGGCACCCACGGGGAACCGGGACACGGCCTGACCGGAACGACACCGTATCATGCCGGCCACCCGGATGCCGAGGAGCGCCCCGGCTACCTGTATGTTTCGGAGGTCAGCCACAATCTGGGCGATAAGGCGTACTGCTACGGCGGCGGGCATTACCGCCGCGGCCATATGAAGAACGCCCTGGTGGGCACGACGCCGGAAAATGCAAAGGTCGTGCCGGTGCTGCCGCCGGACGACTCCAGCATCGACTATCATTTTGAACTGCAGCAGAACTGTCCGGTCTCGGCTGCGGCGGTCATGGCGTTCCGGACACAGTTCTTTGTGACCCGGAGCCGGGTGGCAGTGGTCAAAGGGCTGTCCTCCGGCAAGCCGGAGCTGGCGGGCCTGTACTCTGCGCTGGGAGAACCGGTCCGGGAATGA
- a CDS encoding PRD domain-containing protein — protein sequence MDFEPRLTILHQAGMLSEEDYRKVQDVIRFFQEKYGLTLTEENASAMITHLCAALGRIHRGEPVEPLDEEVYEETSQEPTFPKALEATQALVREILPDLPEDEQKFLTMHIGVVLAQS from the coding sequence ATGGATTTTGAACCGAGATTAACGATCCTGCACCAGGCAGGGATGCTGTCCGAGGAGGATTACCGGAAGGTACAGGACGTGATCCGCTTTTTTCAGGAGAAATACGGTCTGACATTGACCGAAGAAAACGCCTCCGCCATGATCACGCACCTGTGCGCTGCGCTGGGGCGCATCCACCGCGGAGAGCCGGTGGAGCCGCTGGACGAGGAGGTCTACGAAGAGACCAGCCAGGAGCCCACCTTCCCCAAGGCACTGGAAGCAACGCAGGCGCTGGTGCGGGAGATCCTGCCGGACCTGCCGGAGGACGAGCAGAAGTTCCTGACCATGCACATCGGGGTCGTGCTGGCACAATCGTGA
- a CDS encoding phosphotriesterase-related protein (phosphotriesterase homology protein; PhP; YhfV; member of a family of proteins related to phosphotriesterase (PTE)) has protein sequence MKLPEKILYAHEHTTIDLSGPKKNIDCRLDDFDATAAEYRRLAEHGVVGIIDQTNRGMGRNVAYVQKMAAQAGVEITHATGYYKEPFLPPECYTLTEQQLCDIMVKELTEGIEGTGVRATVIGEIGTSKDITETEAKVFRAASRAHAETGAPICTHTTLGTRGLEQLEIFKSFGVDLSRVVLSHIDLSADLDYMKRLLDQGVNIAFDTIGKCNYQPDVSRADWLSRLCAEGYDTQIVMSMDITRRSNFADRGGVGYSYLLDTFAPLASEAGVPDRAWENLLYRNALRIYKGQK, from the coding sequence TTGAAACTGCCTGAAAAGATTCTGTATGCGCACGAGCATACGACGATCGACCTGTCCGGTCCGAAGAAGAACATCGACTGCAGGCTGGATGATTTTGACGCGACCGCGGCAGAATACCGGCGGCTGGCGGAACACGGTGTGGTCGGCATCATCGACCAGACCAACCGCGGGATGGGCCGGAACGTGGCCTATGTGCAGAAAATGGCTGCACAGGCGGGGGTGGAGATCACCCACGCGACGGGCTACTACAAGGAGCCTTTTCTCCCGCCGGAGTGCTATACGCTGACCGAACAGCAGCTGTGTGACATCATGGTGAAGGAACTGACCGAGGGCATTGAAGGCACCGGTGTCCGGGCGACCGTCATCGGCGAGATCGGCACCTCGAAGGACATCACCGAGACGGAGGCCAAGGTGTTCCGTGCGGCATCCCGCGCCCATGCAGAAACGGGGGCACCCATCTGCACCCACACAACGCTGGGCACGCGCGGCCTGGAGCAGCTGGAGATCTTCAAGAGCTTTGGCGTTGACCTGAGCCGGGTGGTGCTGAGCCACATCGACCTGTCGGCCGATCTGGATTACATGAAGCGCCTGCTGGATCAGGGGGTCAACATTGCGTTCGACACCATCGGCAAGTGCAACTACCAGCCCGATGTCTCCCGTGCAGACTGGCTCAGCCGCCTTTGTGCGGAAGGGTACGACACGCAGATCGTCATGAGCATGGACATCACCCGCCGCAGCAACTTTGCAGACCGGGGCGGTGTGGGCTACAGCTACCTGCTGGACACCTTTGCTCCGCTGGCAAGCGAGGCAGGCGTGCCGGACCGCGCATGGGAGAACCTGCTGTACCGCAATGCACTGCGCATCTACAAAGGACAGAAATAA
- a CDS encoding DUF2620 domain-containing protein — protein MKIVVGGQIDKQKVYDTIKGVVGDRASVEIKDDIAAAMAVKTGQADYYFGACKTGGGGALAMAIALLGMNQCATVSMPGKMLSEDEILAQVKAGKKAYGFTDQHIEKVVPIILKGLGF, from the coding sequence ATGAAAATCGTAGTAGGCGGCCAGATCGACAAGCAGAAGGTTTATGACACCATCAAGGGTGTTGTAGGCGACCGTGCCTCGGTGGAGATCAAGGATGACATTGCGGCGGCAATGGCGGTCAAGACCGGGCAGGCAGATTACTACTTCGGCGCCTGCAAGACGGGTGGCGGCGGTGCGCTGGCAATGGCCATTGCCCTGCTGGGCATGAACCAGTGCGCAACGGTGTCCATGCCGGGCAAAATGCTGAGCGAGGACGAGATCCTGGCACAGGTCAAGGCCGGCAAGAAGGCATACGGCTTTACGGATCAGCACATCGAAAAGGTCGTGCCGATCATTCTCAAGGGTCTGGGCTTCTGA
- a CDS encoding aminotransferase class V-fold PLP-dependent enzyme, protein MKTYPLHSISLEQAKQLQFKVIDAVTRNFQGEEVLSLGDLGVVKGLNKPRCTVKVEKVFADTFDAPAALLVRGSGTGAIRWALTACLKPGDAILVHTSPIYTTTQVTIDAMGLNPIRADFNDLEQLKAVCAQHKDEIRGALVQLTRQKPEDRYDYKAVIAAIKAALPGIPVVTDDNYAALKVDAIGCQAGADLSTFSCFKILGPEGVGAVIGSKELIDRIYKMQYSGGSQVQGHEAMEALRGLIYAPVALAIQSEVNEELVRRLNAGEVPHVRQAFLANAQSKVLLVEFDQEIAEKILDAAPKFGAAPHPVGSESKYEFAPMIYRVSGTFRAQDPTIEHRMIRINPMRSGPDTIIRILRSCMEQVEEN, encoded by the coding sequence ATGAAAACCTATCCCCTGCATTCTATCTCGCTGGAACAGGCAAAACAGCTCCAGTTCAAGGTCATTGACGCAGTGACCCGCAATTTTCAGGGAGAGGAAGTCCTCTCGCTGGGCGACCTCGGCGTGGTGAAAGGGCTGAACAAGCCCCGCTGCACGGTAAAGGTGGAAAAGGTCTTTGCCGACACCTTTGATGCCCCGGCGGCGCTGCTTGTGCGCGGCTCCGGCACGGGCGCGATCCGCTGGGCTCTGACCGCCTGCCTGAAACCGGGGGATGCCATTCTGGTGCACACCTCGCCCATCTATACGACGACGCAGGTGACCATCGACGCCATGGGGCTGAACCCCATCCGCGCGGACTTCAACGATCTGGAACAGCTCAAGGCCGTCTGTGCGCAGCACAAGGACGAGATCCGCGGCGCCCTGGTGCAGCTGACCCGGCAGAAGCCGGAGGACCGCTACGACTACAAGGCCGTGATCGCAGCCATCAAGGCTGCGCTGCCGGGCATCCCGGTGGTGACCGATGACAACTACGCCGCCCTGAAAGTGGACGCCATCGGCTGCCAGGCGGGGGCCGACCTGTCCACCTTCTCCTGCTTCAAGATCCTTGGTCCGGAGGGCGTCGGTGCAGTGATCGGCAGCAAGGAGCTGATCGACCGCATCTACAAGATGCAGTATTCCGGCGGCAGTCAGGTGCAGGGACACGAAGCCATGGAGGCCCTGCGCGGCCTGATCTATGCGCCGGTGGCGCTCGCCATCCAGAGCGAGGTCAACGAGGAGCTGGTCCGCCGCCTGAACGCCGGCGAGGTCCCCCATGTGCGGCAGGCGTTCCTGGCAAACGCGCAGAGCAAGGTGCTGCTGGTGGAGTTTGATCAGGAGATCGCCGAAAAAATTCTGGACGCTGCCCCGAAGTTCGGCGCAGCGCCGCATCCGGTGGGCAGCGAGAGCAAATACGAGTTTGCCCCCATGATCTACCGTGTCAGTGGAACGTTCCGTGCGCAGGACCCGACCATTGAACACCGGATGATCCGCATCAACCCCATGCGCAGCGGCCCGGACACCATCATCCGCATCCTGCGCAGCTGCATGGAGCAGGTCGAGGAAAACTGA